In Salvia miltiorrhiza cultivar Shanhuang (shh) chromosome 4, IMPLAD_Smil_shh, whole genome shotgun sequence, the DNA window GGCTATGAAGAAGCCCGTCTCTATGCAACCAAAGAGCAAATGTCGGCTATCTTGCTCCACGATGAACCCTCGCCGTCGAACGGCTCCAAATCGTTCCCTGATGACCCTCTCTCTTCATCTTCCCACTTCGTCGAAATCCCGACCTCTGATGATACTGATCACGCGCACTCTCCCCTATCGAAACAAAACTCCAACCCCAGCCACAGCCACAGCTCAATCAATTCGATCCTTGAGCCGCCGTCTTACGCCGAAGCGGTTTTTCAATCCTTTGACCTAGATTCCGTTGATTCTGCCGATATCGGCGGCCTGGACCACTCTGCATCGGCGTCACCGTCGTCATTCTCCACGATGCTGAAAATCTCTGTTTCGGATCCGAAGAGGGAGCCGGAGCAATCGGGCTCTCTTGTGCCTGGAGGTAGTTCTTACTTTTCTTACTTGATCACCACTTTTACGAATATGCCCGAATTCAATGGGACGGAATTTAATGTGAGGAGAAGGTTTAGAGATGTAGTTGCGTTGTCGGAGAGGTTGGCAGAGAGCTACCGAGGGTTTTTTATTCCTCTGAGGCCTGATAAGAGTGTGGTTGAGAGTCAGGTGATGCAGAAAAATGAATTTCTCGAGCAAAGGCGTGCAGCCTTGGAGAAGTACTTGAGGCGGCTTGCAGCGCACCCGGTCTTGAGAGGCAGTGAGGAATTGAGGGCGTTTTTGGAGCCTTCAGATAGAATGCAACTGATGAGGACGACTGATGCCGCTTCAAGGATGTTGGACGGAGCAGTGAGGCTGCCGAAGCAACTGCTTAGTGGAAAGAGTTTGGATGGGGCAGATATGAGTGAGGTGGCGCAGCCTGCTAAGGGTGGGAGAGATTTGTTGAGGATATTTAAAGAGTTGAAGCAGTCTGTGGCTAATGACTGGGGTGGAGCAAAGCCACCGTTGGTTGAGGATGATAAAGAGTTTCTGGATAGGAAAGAGAAATTGCAGGATTTTGAACAGCAGCTGATAAATGTCTCTCagcaggtatatatatatatatatatatctcatttcTCTTTGTTAGGTTTTTGACTTGTCAGTGTGTGAGGTTTTGTGAATTTTTCAGTCTTCTGTcctgcattgcatatttattattcaaaatctgaaaattaattatttatggccttgcattaattaataattaacacAAGTAATAACGGTCTTGAGCTTTGTTTGTAAACAATTAAAACCTCTTTGGCCAGCAATGATAGGCTCTGGTTGCTTGAGATGCTATGAACTTTTCAAGAATGGTTCGTAAAAGCAACTGCTTCATTATCAGCTTTATaaatggttgagtccattgtgTTAAAAGGACCTATATCTATAGTTTTCAATCAAAATCTGGTTATACGCTTGAGAAGGGTGCAGCTGGTGGTACTTCCAGCATTTAGTATTTGATGTTACTACTATTTATTTCTCAGTAGTCGATGGGTTCTCAGGAAGAAAGCTCTTCCTCCCTGAGGCACACTCTCAGTTTTGTCCTATTACAGATTAGGTAGAGTCTGGGGCGATTCTTTGGTTCCTAGagggttgagagagagagagagagatacgtttgttttaaaattaagaCTATCCATCCTCGCGATCAATTTTCATATGATCTTGACTAGAATCCATTATAATTTTTCTATCGGTTTATTGGTATTCCATGATACTACCCCTACGACTGGCATATCTTTAGTTTCAGTGACCAATGATGGAATCGAAATGGTAAAGAAAGCATGACCCTTGTAGCCTTACAGCTTTGAGTAAGGAACCTCTCTCTTAAGTCACTAGTGATCATTATCGGACTTTTGGTCTTCTGAGCCAGCAGACCCCTGTAGGGGAGTTCCTGTAGCTTAGCCCAATCTGGACTACAAAAAGGTAGGGATGGGGTAAGCGGCTACATAAGCATTTCAAGGAAGCTTATGCCTGCCATACCAGAATGCCTATTAACAAGCTTTGCCAGAAACAAGCAAGATGAAGGTGTTCTGCTTCTGCTTCATAAACAAGGCTCATTATCTGTCTCTTGATCCCTCGTTCCATAATCTGTTGTTGCTGATTCATTTAAGGTGTAGACTCCCCATTTCTTTGTCTTATCTTATTAGCTCAGGTGTTCATCAATGATGAAAGTGACTGAACTTAAGACTTGAGTTGAGAAAGTGGGTTAGGACCTGGGAGAGGCTTTCAGTGACTGGGAAGATGGGTGGATTGTAGAGATCTTAAAGTTGCTAGACACCTAAAATTTTATGCGAGTGACATTTTCAGCTGTTGATTATCATACTCATCTAAGGAAGTGTGAGATATGTGTGTAGTGTTTTTATGCATTGCCAACTATCTAGGAGATGTTTATTTCTCTCTTAACAGCATCTGCTGATAGCAACAGAATTCCTTGAATGTCATCTTATCATGCAACTTCCAGAATTCTTCAACTCCAAACGGCAAACTATATAGTCCATCCACTATTCctccaaaaataattttttaatgtaaaGCTTCATAATTTGTGACAGGAATAAAAATGAATCTAGAATCCAAACAAGTGAACAACTAACATCGTGTTAATAAGTTTCTCAATTCAGAGGTGAATTTGCAAGACTCATCTTTGATGATCTATACGAGTTCGT includes these proteins:
- the LOC131020077 gene encoding sorting nexin 2B-like isoform X1; its protein translation is MMGYENQGYEEARLYATKEQMSAILLHDEPSPSNGSKSFPDDPLSSSSHFVEIPTSDDTDHAHSPLSKQNSNPSHSHSSINSILEPPSYAEAVFQSFDLDSVDSADIGGLDHSASASPSSFSTMLKISVSDPKREPEQSGSLVPGGSSYFSYLITTFTNMPEFNGTEFNVRRRFRDVVALSERLAESYRGFFIPLRPDKSVVESQVMQKNEFLEQRRAALEKYLRRLAAHPVLRGSEELRAFLEPSDRMQLMRTTDAASRMLDGAVRLPKQLLSGKSLDGADMSEVAQPAKGGRDLLRIFKELKQSVANDWGGAKPPLVEDDKEFLDRKEKLQDFEQQLINVSQQAESLVKAQQDIGETMGQLGLAFVKLTKFETEEVAQDSQRARAADMKNVATAAVKASRLYRELNAQTVKHLDKLHEYLGVMLAVNNAFSDRSSAFLTVQTLLSELSSLHSRIEKLEAASSKIFGGDRSRIRKIEELRENIRVTENAKSSAVRDYERIKENNRNELERLEKEKHDDFVNMLKGFIVNQVFNRPLQCSFTILSSSSFSAKRYDSFIDSSEFE
- the LOC131020077 gene encoding sorting nexin 2B-like isoform X3, which translates into the protein MMGYENQGYEEARLYATKEQMSAILLHDEPSPSNGSKSFPDDPLSSSSHFVEIPTSDDTDHAHSPLSKQNSNPSHSHSSINSILEPPSYAEAVFQSFDLDSVDSADIGGLDHSASASPSSFSTMLKISVSDPKREPEQSGSLVPGGSSYFSYLITTFTNMPEFNGTEFNVRRRFRDVVALSERLAESYRGFFIPLRPDKSVVESQVMQKNEFLEQRRAALEKYLRRLAAHPVLRGSEELRAFLEPSDRMQLMRTTDAASRMLDGAVRLPKQLLSGKSLDGADMSEVAQPAKGGRDLLRIFKELKQSVANDWGGAKPPLVEDDKEFLDRKEKLQDFEQQLINVSQQAESLVKAQQDIGETMGQLGLAFVKLTKFETEEVAQDSQRARAADMKNVATAAVKASRLYRELNAQTVKHLNCHHYIQESKSLKQLHRRYLVGTDRGLGKLKSCEKI
- the LOC131020077 gene encoding sorting nexin 2B-like isoform X2, which produces MMGYENQGYEEARLYATKEQMSAILLHDEPSPSNGSKSFPDDPLSSSSHFVEIPTSDDTDHAHSPLSKQNSNPSHSHSSINSILEPPSYAEAVFQSFDLDSVDSADIGGLDHSASASPSSFSTMLKISVSDPKREPEQSGSLVPGGSSYFSYLITTFTNMPEFNGTEFNVRRRFRDVVALSERLAESYRGFFIPLRPDKSVVESQVMQKNEFLEQRRAALEKYLRRLAAHPVLRGSEELRAFLEPSDRMQLMRTTDAASRMLDGAVRLPKQLLSGKSLDGADMSEVAQPAKGGRDLLRIFKELKQSVANDWGGAKPPLVEDDKEFLDRKEKLQDFEQQLINVSQQAESLVKAQQDIGETMGQLGLAFVKLTKFETEEVAQDSQRARAADMKNVATAAVKASRLYRELNAQTVKHLDKLHEYLGVMLAVNNAFSDRSSAFLTVQTLLSELSSLHSRIEKLEAASSKIFGGDRSRIRKIEELRENIRVTENAKSSAVRDYERIKENNRNELERLEKEKHDDFVNMLKGFIVNQAGYAEKMANVWETVAEETSGYMRK